One Rhodoferax sp. GW822-FHT02A01 genomic window, CAGTGCTCTCCTGTCGTCCGGTAGAAGAATAGGCACTGCGCAGCACGCTCTTGAGTCGCTCGGCCTCGCGGATGAAGGTCAGACAGCCTTGTAGATCAGAAGGGGACATGGGCGAATTGTGGCACCGGGACCAAGGCCCCGACGGAGCGTCGATAATCACCCCATGTCATCCCCCAAAGTTCTGTTCGGCTTCCATGCCGTGGGCGTGCGCCTGAAGACGGCCCCGCAATCCATCGTCGAGATCTATTACGAGCCTACCCGGCGCGACGCGCGCATGCGCCAGTTCCTGGAAAAGGTCGCTGAAGCAGGCGTACGCCTGATCGAGGCCGACGGCCTGCGTCTGGCCAAGTTGGCTGGCAGCCATGGCCACCAGGGTGTGGCTGCCCGCGTTCAGGAAATCAAGCAGGTGCATTCGCTGGACGAACTGCTGGAAAACCTGGACGCATCCAACGCCGATTTGCCAGTTGCCGAACGCACCCAACCTTTGATTCTGGTGCTGGACGGCGTGACCGATCCGCATAACCTCGGCGCCTGCCTGCGGGTGGCCGATGGCGCAGGTGCGCACGCCGTGATCGCACCCAAAGACCACGCCGCCGGCATCAACGCCACGGTGGCCAAGGTCGCCAGTGGTGCAGCAGAGACGGTTCCCTACTTCATGGTGACCAACCTGGCCCGTACGCTCAATGAGCTCAAGGAACGCAATATCTGGGTGATTGGTACCAGCGATGCGGCCACCCACACGCTGTACCAGGCAAACCTCAAAGGACCGGTGGCACTGGTGCTGGGGGCCGAAGGCGATGGCATGCGCCAGCTCACGGCCAAGACCTGCGATCAACTGGTCAGCATCCCCATGCTGGGTGCGGTGGAAAGTCTGAACGTGTCCGTGGCCAGCGGTATCTGCCTGTACGAAGCCGTGCGCCAACGCAGCGCAGCCCGCGCCGCCTAAACCCAGCCCAGGGCGCCCAGCAGGCCACCTGCGGCGAGCAGCCAGAGCAGATGGATGCGGGTGCGCCACACCAGCAGTGTCACCACCGCGGTCAGCAGCCACAGGCGCCAACTCTCTGCGGCGCTGCCCAGCTTGCTGGAAAGTATCCAGCCGGTGGAAGCCAGCAAAGCGATCACGATGGGTGACATGCCTGCCTTGAAGGCGCGCACCGACAGCAGTTCGCGGTTGTTGTGGGCCCAGCGTGCGGCGACAAAGGTCAGGGTGGTGCTTGGCAACAGGATGCCCAGCATGGCGATGGCGGCACCCATAAAGCCCAATGGCCAAGCGGACGCACCAGCTGCCAGGCCTCCGGAGGCATTGATGCCCACGTTCCAGCCCAGTAACGCGATGAACAGCAGGTTGGGCCCGGGTGCCGCCTGGCTCAGTGCAATGCTGGAAGTGAACTGGCTATCCGTCAGCCAATGTTGCTGCTCCACCAAATAGCGGTGCATATCCGGTGCCGTGGTGATGGCACCACCAATGGCAAGCAGTGAAAGCGAGAGGAAGTGCCCCAGCAAGTGAAGCCAGTCCAGGGAGCTGAGCGTGAGGGTCATGGCGCACCCTCTCCGCTGCTGCGTGCCTGAATGCGCAATATGGCCTGGTAGGCAATGATGCAGGCCATTCCGCCAATGCCGAGCAATACCCAGATCAGTGGCCAGCGCAGTACGGCGATTGCAACAAAGGTGAGTGCAGCCAACAGCCAGCACATCTTCTTGCCCATGGGATTGAGCTTGACTGCGGTAATGAGCTTGAGCCCGGTGGCGGTAATCAGACCTGCAGCCACTGCGCCCATGCCACGCAATGCGGCCTGCACCTGCGGCAGATCGGAAATACCGGAGAAGGCGATCACCATCGCCATCACGATCAGCAAGGGAAAGAACAGCATGCCAGCCAAAGCCAACAGTGCGCCTTGGACGCCGAAGTAGCGGTCCCCGATCATCAGCGACAGGTTCACCACGTTGGGGCCGGGCAATATCTGCGCCACCGCCCATTCCTCAACAAACTCTTCCCGCGTAAGCCACTGTTTCTTTTCCACCAGCTCCCGCTGGACCACGGCGACCACGCCACCAAAGCCCTGCAGGGCCAGCCAGGAAAAGGACCAGAACAAATCGGATTTGGAGGCGGGGCGCATGGGCTTGGAGCTTACCGCAGCATGCGGCGGCCGCAGCGGCTGGACTGCAAGACCATGGCGGAATATCTGTTAACGGGATTCGAACAGTGCACTGATCTGTGCGTCCTTTTCACTCCACATCTGCTGCGCCCAGGTGGCGAAAGCCTCGCGGACTGCAGGGTCACTGCCGTAGTCACCCTGCAATAAATGCGACGGGATGGGCCGGCTCTGCACGCGCACGATGACGCGCCGCATGCCACCGCACAGAAAAGTCCAGAAGTGCGGGATGCCATCCGGATAGACGATGGTCACGTCCAGCACGGCCTGGAACTTGTTGCCCATGGCATTCATGGCCAGTGCCACGCCGCCCGCCTTGGGCTTGAGCAGATGGCGGTAGGGTGATTGCTGGCGTGCGTGTTTGGCTGGGGTGAAGCGCGTGCCTTCCATGAAGTTGGTCACGCTGGTGGGAATCAGTGCGAACTTGGCGCAAGCGCGCCGCGTGGACTCCTGGTCCTTGGCACGCATGTCCGGGTGTTTCTTGAGATAGGCCTCGCTATGGCGGCGCATGAACGGGAAATCCAATGCCCACCAGGCCAGCCCCATGATGGGCACCCAGATCAGTTGCTGCTTGATGAAGAACTTGAGCAGCGGTATGCGTCGGTTCAGCAGATGCTGCAGTACAAAGATGTCCGCCGCGCACTGGTGGTTGGCATTCACCAGATACCAGTTGTGCGGGTCCAGGCCTTCTATGCCTTGCACATCCCATTCGGTCCGCTGGGTCAGCGCCATCCATCCGCTGTTGCAGGCAATCCAGTTTTCGGCAATGCCAACCAGCACGGGGTCGACTGCCAGACGTACTTGCCGGAAGGGCAACACCAGTCGGATGGCTGCAAACACCATCAGAATGGGCACCCAGAACAGGATGTTGGCGATCAGCAGCAGCGTGGCAATCAGCCCGCGCAGCGGCGAAGGCAAGCCAAACAGCATAGGCCTACTTCAGGCTGCCAGACAGGAACTGGGCCAGTCGTTCGCTCTTGGGATTGGCCAGCACGGTGGCCGGGTTGCCTTCTTCCTCAACCAGGCCCTTGTGCAAGAAGATCAGGTGATTGGCGACCTCGCGCGCAAAGCCCATCTCGTGCGTGACCACCACCATGGTGCGACCTTCCTGTGCCAGCGTCTTCATGACCTTGAGCACTTCGGACACCAGCTCCGGATCCAGCGCACTGGTGGGTTCGTCGAACAACATCACCTCGGGCTCCACCGCCAGTGCACGTGCAATGGCCACGCGTTGCTGCTGGCCGCCGCTCATATGGGCCGGGTAGCGGTCTTCCACGCCGCTGAGGCCCACTTTGGTGAGGTATTTGCGCGCGGTTTCCACCGCCTGGTCCTTGGGCACGCCCAGGATGTGCACTGGCGTTTCGATGATGTTCTGCAGCACCGTCATGTGTGCCCACAGGTTGAAGTGCTGGAACACCATGGCCAGTTTGGTGCGCAAGCGCTGCAACTGCTTGGGATCTGCAGCTTCCAGATCGCCGGATTTGCCCTTGACCAGAAGCAGCTTTTCGCCAGCGACTTCTATGCGGCCTTGGCTGGGCTTTTCCAGCAAGTTGATACAGCGCAGGAACGTGCTTTTGCCAGAGCCGGAGCTGCCAATAATGCTGATCACGTCGCCCGCATGGGCAGTCAGCGAGACGCCTTTGAGCACCTCATTGGGGCCAAAGTTCTTGTGGATGTTCTCGACCTGGAGTTTGAGTGTGGTTGTTGTGGTCATGGTCTGCATGCTCAAGGTGTTGTCTGCGGGCAGGTAGCTCAGTCGCCCAGCAGAGGGCCGGTTCTGAAGGGGATGGCGCCTGCAATCTTGCCGAGCTCGCAACCGGCTGTCACATAGCGGTCCCGGATGCGGGCATAGAGGACGCCGTCCACGCCGGCACACACTTTCTGCACGGTGCCCTCAATGGGATCAATCACTTCGGCCACCAGATCACCGGCTTTCATCAACTGGCCGGGCGTGGCGGAAAAGGTGACGACGCCCGGTCCTGTGGCGCGCAAAGTCTCGGAGCCGGCCAGCGGCGTGGGCTGGCACAGTGGGGCAGGGACTTCGGGCCGATTGCCGGTCTGCAGTACGCCGATGTGCTCCAGATAGGAAAAGATGGCCTGGGCGTCCTGTGTCGCATAGGTATAGGTCACATCTGCCTCGCCACGCAATTCAATGGTGGTGCTGCAGCAGCCCTGTGGCAAGGGGTGATTCACACCCTGGGCCTTGAGCGCCTCGGCCATGCGCCACCAGACGCCTGACAGGCTCTCGTCAATGGGGCCTCCACCAGAATCCTTGGCCAGCAGAATGGCGCGGCTGCCCATGAAGTGGGCAATAGGCGCGAGCTGAGGCCAGCAGCTTTCTTCGCAGTAGAAATGCATCACCGCTTCGCAGTCGCAGTGCAGGTCCAGCACGATGTCGGCATCGTGCGAGAGCGTCAACAAGGTTTTGCGCATGCTCTGCAGCTCGGTCTGCGGGATCCAGGCCGCCAGGTGCTCCGACATGGCCTTGCGCACTACGCGCACATTGGCTTGCGGGTCTGCTCCCAGTTGGCCTTGAATCTGCGGTAGTACCGCTTTAGCAAAGTCCGGGTAATGGCGATTGAAGTTTTCGGAAGTGTCCAGTTCAAACCGACCCATGGGCTTGTGGTCCACCCGTTGCGACAGGCCGATAGGGTTGCTGACCGGCACCAGGATGATCTCCCCGGCGATTTGTCCGGCAGCTTCTGCTGCCTCCAGCATGGGACGCAGGTGATAGGCCGCGAGCATGCCCGGCAACTCTTCGGCATGCAGGCTGGCCTGGATATAGATCTTGGGGCTGGCACCGGGCGTGCCGAAGTGAAAGCTGGTCAGTGTTTTACGGCTGCCCAGGCTGGGTGACAAAAGAGCGTGGTCGGTACGTTGCATGGAATTCAGTGTTTGCGCGGTGCAAGGTAACCCAGGAAGTGTTTTTCAGCCATGCGAAAAACCAGTATCAGGGCAAAGGATGCAACCAGGTAGATGGCCGCGGCGGCGATGTAAGCCTCAAACGGAAGGTAATAGTCGGAATACACCCGGCTGGCAGCTGCGGTCACGTCCAGCATGCTGGGCACGGCGCTGGCCAGGCTGGTACTTTGCAGCATCATCACCACCTCGTTGCTGTAGGCCGGTAAGGAGCGTCGCATGGCGCTTGGCAACACGATGCGCAGCATCACCTTGAAGCGGCTCATGCCAAAGGCCTGCGCCGCTTCAATCTCGCCCGCGTTGGTTTCTCG contains:
- a CDS encoding succinylglutamate desuccinylase/aspartoacylase family protein, with protein sequence MQRTDHALLSPSLGSRKTLTSFHFGTPGASPKIYIQASLHAEELPGMLAAYHLRPMLEAAEAAGQIAGEIILVPVSNPIGLSQRVDHKPMGRFELDTSENFNRHYPDFAKAVLPQIQGQLGADPQANVRVVRKAMSEHLAAWIPQTELQSMRKTLLTLSHDADIVLDLHCDCEAVMHFYCEESCWPQLAPIAHFMGSRAILLAKDSGGGPIDESLSGVWWRMAEALKAQGVNHPLPQGCCSTTIELRGEADVTYTYATQDAQAIFSYLEHIGVLQTGNRPEVPAPLCQPTPLAGSETLRATGPGVVTFSATPGQLMKAGDLVAEVIDPIEGTVQKVCAGVDGVLYARIRDRYVTAGCELGKIAGAIPFRTGPLLGD
- a CDS encoding ATP-binding cassette domain-containing protein, with amino-acid sequence MQTMTTTTTLKLQVENIHKNFGPNEVLKGVSLTAHAGDVISIIGSSGSGKSTFLRCINLLEKPSQGRIEVAGEKLLLVKGKSGDLEAADPKQLQRLRTKLAMVFQHFNLWAHMTVLQNIIETPVHILGVPKDQAVETARKYLTKVGLSGVEDRYPAHMSGGQQQRVAIARALAVEPEVMLFDEPTSALDPELVSEVLKVMKTLAQEGRTMVVVTHEMGFAREVANHLIFLHKGLVEEEGNPATVLANPKSERLAQFLSGSLK
- the rlmB gene encoding 23S rRNA (guanosine(2251)-2'-O)-methyltransferase RlmB, whose translation is MSSPKVLFGFHAVGVRLKTAPQSIVEIYYEPTRRDARMRQFLEKVAEAGVRLIEADGLRLAKLAGSHGHQGVAARVQEIKQVHSLDELLENLDASNADLPVAERTQPLILVLDGVTDPHNLGACLRVADGAGAHAVIAPKDHAAGINATVAKVASGAAETVPYFMVTNLARTLNELKERNIWVIGTSDAATHTLYQANLKGPVALVLGAEGDGMRQLTAKTCDQLVSIPMLGAVESLNVSVASGICLYEAVRQRSAARAA
- a CDS encoding chromate transporter, translated to MRPASKSDLFWSFSWLALQGFGGVVAVVQRELVEKKQWLTREEFVEEWAVAQILPGPNVVNLSLMIGDRYFGVQGALLALAGMLFFPLLIVMAMVIAFSGISDLPQVQAALRGMGAVAAGLITATGLKLITAVKLNPMGKKMCWLLAALTFVAIAVLRWPLIWVLLGIGGMACIIAYQAILRIQARSSGEGAP
- a CDS encoding chromate transporter; translation: MTLTLSSLDWLHLLGHFLSLSLLAIGGAITTAPDMHRYLVEQQHWLTDSQFTSSIALSQAAPGPNLLFIALLGWNVGINASGGLAAGASAWPLGFMGAAIAMLGILLPSTTLTFVAARWAHNNRELLSVRAFKAGMSPIVIALLASTGWILSSKLGSAAESWRLWLLTAVVTLLVWRTRIHLLWLLAAGGLLGALGWV
- a CDS encoding acyltransferase, which produces MLFGLPSPLRGLIATLLLIANILFWVPILMVFAAIRLVLPFRQVRLAVDPVLVGIAENWIACNSGWMALTQRTEWDVQGIEGLDPHNWYLVNANHQCAADIFVLQHLLNRRIPLLKFFIKQQLIWVPIMGLAWWALDFPFMRRHSEAYLKKHPDMRAKDQESTRRACAKFALIPTSVTNFMEGTRFTPAKHARQQSPYRHLLKPKAGGVALAMNAMGNKFQAVLDVTIVYPDGIPHFWTFLCGGMRRVIVRVQSRPIPSHLLQGDYGSDPAVREAFATWAQQMWSEKDAQISALFESR